TCGTCTCCCATCAATACAACAGTTCCAGACCGCTCACGAAGCTGCGGTTCTTCCAGGGGGCGTTTGATCACATTTTGTCAGACGGGATCTTCGCCCAGAACGTAAGCCGCGGGATGAACGCCGTATTCGGCTTCCAACGGCATGTGACAAATGGCCGATTCAAGAACTCCGCGTACGACTCCTGGAATTTCCGGTTGCGCCTCCGTTACAACGTGTCGGAGGATCTTAACATGTGGATCGGGGACTTTTACACAAAGTCGACCATTGGCCTCAACGACGGCGTGGATGCGTCCAAGAGCGCTTCGCTGTACGATGAGCTGAATGCCACCGTGAAGGACCTCGCCTCCTATCAGATCTCGTCCAGGCACGATCTTACGGTCGGAGTCATCGGGAGGTTTTTCTCCGATACGACTTCCCTCTCGAAAGCCACACTTTATTTTTCCTCCATCGACAGGGAATATTCGAATGGTAACCCGCTCGGGGGGCAGCCCCTGTTTTCCAATAATCAAGTCAGTTCCTTCTGGGGCATGAAGCTACAGCAGAACATCACTTTCCCGGTCGGTTCCCTTGATCTGGGAGCGGAGATGGAATCGCGCCATACGAGGCAGGATCACTACCTCGCAGACCGCACTGAGAATTATGCCGCAGGAAGCGCAATGACAATGCTCCGGGCGGGCCAATGGATCGAAGGAGCGTTCTCTGCCCGATTTGAAGGGCTTCGCGGGGACCACGGTCTTTCGTGGGGTGTTAATCTGAAATCTCGACCGACTTTGTGGCTTGAAGTGTGGGGAGATCAGTCAAGAAGCTACCGATTCCCAACGATTCAGGAATTGTTCTGGGTGGATTCGGACCTTGAACGTGCTGACAATCTGACGAAAGAGACTCATTCCCTGATCCAGGCCGGAACTCGCATCCGGACAAGCTCATTTGAACTGGGGCTGACGGGCTTCATCAAGAAAATAGAAAACTCCATCAGCCTGACGCCTTGGACTAATGGAGAGGCAGGATATTCGTTCGTCTCGACTCCGGTGCTTGATTATAGCGGTGTGACAGCCGATCTGAAGCTCCGTGTCTCGGTATTCGAACTCGCAGGCAACATCACTTTCACACGAAGCAAAAAGAACGGGAGCGATCCTCCAGTCATCCCGCAGATTACGTCGGTCAGCGAATTGTCGTACAGGGACCAATTTGCTGGAGGCGAGCTGGACCTGAAGGGGGCTATCCGGTTAAAGGCTGTGACACGCCATCGGGGACTTCAGTTCCTGCCACGCCTTGGCTTGTTTGCGGAGCAAGGCGTTGCTGAGATGCCTGCGTTCGCGTCTCTCGATTTCTACTGTGTGGCGAAAATCGGGGATGCCTATCTCACATTCGAGTGGGAGAATCCGCTCAGCGTCAACAGGATGATGATTCCCTATTATCCTCTGATGGACCGAAACATCAAGTTGGGAGTGAATTGGGTTTTCACCGATTAATCCGCTCCTCTTATTACTTACCTGAGCACTGCAACCAACCGAAAAGATCCCAATGAAGAAAGTCGTTACTGTATTCGGAAGTCTCAGGCCCCATGAAGACGACCCTGAATATGTCGAGGCCAGGAAACTCGGGAACGCCCTGGCGCAGGCAGGTTTCATTGTCTGTAATGGCGGCTATGGCGGAATCATGGAAGCTTCTGCGCGGGGTGCGAAGGAAGCGGGTGGAGAGACTATCGGCGTCACAGTTGAGACGTTCACCAGAAAGGCAAACCGGTGGGTCGATACGGAAATCAGAATGAGGACGCTCGTTGAACGAATAGAGGTGTTGGTTGACAAGGCGGACGCTTATGTCATCCTCAAGGGAGGAACCGGCACACTCCTCGAACTTGCCTACGTCTGGGAGTTCATCAACAAGAAATTCATTCCCGAGAAGCCGATCATCATCGTAGGGAACTTCTGGGGACAAGTGGTTGATACACTGAAGGACGAGCTGTTGTGGGAAGGGCTTGGCGACTGTACGAAGTTCGTTCAGAAAGTCGCGACATCGGAGGAATGTGCGGCGTTGCTCACGCAGAGGCTTTTGAGATCAGGGGACTGAACGCACCCTCTTCCGCTCGATCACTCCTTCGAGGAAACCGATCATTTTCCCCGCTGATTCTTCCCAATTGAACGAACGCCCCCATGCAATCGCATTCACCCGCATCCTATTCCGGAGGTTCTCGTCCCGAAGCACCAACGTGATCTTCTGCGCCAGCTGCTCAATGTTGCCGAACTCGTACAAGAAACCGGTCTTCTCATCGACCACGGAATCGCGTAACCCCGGCACATCGCTCGCCACGACAGGGACGCCGCACGCATTCGCCTCGATCACCGTCAATC
This genomic window from Ignavibacteriales bacterium contains:
- a CDS encoding TonB-dependent receptor plug domain-containing protein codes for the protein MQIRHSPRPNFVYQKVIRSAFLLVCLVSAASAQDIQIPDSVKAQRLDSLRADTRKRFIPGIGNLGRPVDTSSALHHYQFLHTDAVYVGDLLWKIPGVLLREFGEPGQAGQLSKTGVDTRGISLQLDGRPLNDPVTGLYNLYDIPLEYLNEIESSDGMGALFQSPNSAAGRINFVSHQYNSSRPLTKLRFFQGAFDHILSDGIFAQNVSRGMNAVFGFQRHVTNGRFKNSAYDSWNFRLRLRYNVSEDLNMWIGDFYTKSTIGLNDGVDASKSASLYDELNATVKDLASYQISSRHDLTVGVIGRFFSDTTSLSKATLYFSSIDREYSNGNPLGGQPLFSNNQVSSFWGMKLQQNITFPVGSLDLGAEMESRHTRQDHYLADRTENYAAGSAMTMLRAGQWIEGAFSARFEGLRGDHGLSWGVNLKSRPTLWLEVWGDQSRSYRFPTIQELFWVDSDLERADNLTKETHSLIQAGTRIRTSSFELGLTGFIKKIENSISLTPWTNGEAGYSFVSTPVLDYSGVTADLKLRVSVFELAGNITFTRSKKNGSDPPVIPQITSVSELSYRDQFAGGELDLKGAIRLKAVTRHRGLQFLPRLGLFAEQGVAEMPAFASLDFYCVAKIGDAYLTFEWENPLSVNRMMIPYYPLMDRNIKLGVNWVFTD
- a CDS encoding LOG family protein — translated: MKKVVTVFGSLRPHEDDPEYVEARKLGNALAQAGFIVCNGGYGGIMEASARGAKEAGGETIGVTVETFTRKANRWVDTEIRMRTLVERIEVLVDKADAYVILKGGTGTLLELAYVWEFINKKFIPEKPIIIVGNFWGQVVDTLKDELLWEGLGDCTKFVQKVATSEECAALLTQRLLRSGD